A single window of Candidatus Binatia bacterium DNA harbors:
- the leuC gene encoding 3-isopropylmalate dehydratase large subunit, protein MGKSLLDKVWDAHTVRDLPSGQTQLFIGLHLVHEVTSPQAFQMLRESGLAVPFANRTFATVDHIVPTDTRARPFADRQAEEMIGAIERNCREFGIRFFDAATGHQGIVHVLGPELGLTQPGMTIACGDSHTSTHGALGTVAFGIGTSQVRDVLASQCLAMSRPRVRRIEVSGTLGPGVYAKDVVLHIIRKLGVKGGVGYAYEYAGPVFERMSMEERMTVCNMSIEGGARLGYVNPDATTVEYLRGREFVPAGAAFDRAKAWWLSMASDAGAGYDDVVRMDGGGIAPTVTWGINPGQAIGVDETIPAPESFSADELAVAEDAFEYMGLVPGAPIRGTRIDVAFIGSCTNGRLSDLREAARVARRGHVAAHVKALVVPGSEAVARAAEAEGLHEVFRAAGFEWRLPGCSMCLAMNPDRLEGRQMCASSSNRNFKGRQGSPTGRTLLMSPAMVAAAAIEGHVVDVRELLRDRAA, encoded by the coding sequence ATGGGGAAGAGCCTTCTGGACAAGGTATGGGACGCCCACACCGTTCGAGATCTGCCGTCCGGACAGACGCAGCTCTTCATCGGGCTGCATCTGGTTCACGAAGTTACCAGTCCGCAAGCGTTCCAGATGTTGCGGGAGAGCGGGCTGGCCGTACCGTTTGCGAATCGCACCTTCGCCACCGTCGACCATATCGTTCCGACCGATACGCGAGCGCGCCCGTTTGCCGACCGGCAGGCCGAGGAGATGATCGGTGCCATCGAGCGGAACTGCCGCGAATTCGGCATCCGATTCTTCGATGCGGCAACCGGGCATCAGGGTATCGTTCACGTGCTCGGGCCGGAGCTGGGATTGACACAGCCGGGGATGACGATCGCCTGCGGCGACAGCCACACCAGCACCCACGGGGCGCTGGGGACGGTAGCGTTCGGCATCGGTACCAGTCAGGTGCGGGACGTGCTGGCCAGTCAGTGCCTCGCGATGAGCCGGCCGCGCGTGCGCCGGATCGAGGTGAGCGGGACGCTCGGGCCGGGAGTCTACGCCAAGGATGTCGTGCTGCACATCATCCGCAAGCTCGGCGTGAAGGGGGGAGTCGGTTACGCTTACGAATACGCCGGGCCGGTCTTCGAGCGCATGAGCATGGAAGAGCGCATGACCGTCTGCAACATGAGCATCGAAGGCGGCGCCCGGCTCGGTTACGTCAATCCGGATGCGACCACCGTCGAATACCTGCGGGGGCGGGAGTTCGTGCCGGCGGGGGCGGCGTTCGATCGGGCGAAGGCGTGGTGGCTGTCGATGGCCTCCGATGCCGGCGCGGGTTACGACGATGTGGTGCGTATGGACGGCGGCGGCATTGCGCCGACGGTCACCTGGGGTATTAACCCGGGGCAGGCGATCGGTGTCGACGAAACGATTCCCGCACCGGAGTCGTTCTCGGCGGACGAGCTGGCAGTGGCTGAAGACGCCTTCGAGTACATGGGCCTCGTGCCGGGAGCACCGATTCGCGGCACGCGTATCGACGTGGCGTTCATCGGTTCGTGTACCAACGGGCGGCTGTCCGATCTGCGCGAGGCAGCGCGGGTGGCGCGGCGCGGGCATGTGGCCGCGCACGTCAAGGCGCTGGTCGTACCGGGCTCGGAGGCGGTGGCGCGCGCGGCCGAAGCGGAGGGCTTGCACGAGGTCTTCCGTGCCGCCGGTTTCGAATGGCGGCTGCCCGGCTGCTCGATGTGTCTTGCCATGAACCCCGACCGTCTCGAAGGCCGGCAGATGTGCGCGTCGTCCAGCAACCGCAACTTCAAGGGTCGCCAGGGTAGCCCGACCGGCAGAACGCTGCTGATGAGTCCCGCCATGGTGGCAGCCGCGGCGATCGAGGGGCACGTCGTGGACGTGCGCGAGCTGCTCCGCGACCGCGCCGCCTGA
- a CDS encoding pyridoxamine 5'-phosphate oxidase family protein — MIDEVEAYIRERQSMVMAMALDDEVRASTACYAVGDDMNLYSLVFAGSVKHRGVLQQPTVSLVIDDGFRIPMRGVEIIGRAEVLTGEAREYGEALLSERFPALDCVRDDPRILIIRVTPERVRYTDWTFAIGRSRETKVVPLRGTERSRLAPA; from the coding sequence ATGATCGATGAAGTTGAAGCATATATCCGCGAGCGCCAGTCGATGGTCATGGCCATGGCGCTGGACGACGAGGTTCGTGCCTCGACCGCGTGTTATGCGGTCGGGGACGACATGAACCTGTATTCTCTCGTCTTTGCCGGCAGCGTGAAGCACCGCGGCGTGCTGCAGCAGCCGACCGTGTCGCTGGTGATCGACGACGGCTTCCGCATCCCGATGCGCGGCGTTGAGATCATCGGGCGGGCGGAGGTGCTCACCGGCGAGGCGCGCGAGTATGGCGAGGCACTGCTGAGCGAGCGCTTCCCGGCGCTCGACTGCGTGCGTGACGATCCGCGCATTCTGATCATCCGGGTGACTCCGGAACGGGTCCGCTATACGGACTGGACCTTCGCCATTGGTCGCAGTCGGGAGACCAAGGTCGTTCCCCTGCGGGGCACCGAGCGGTCGAGACTCGCTCCCGCCTGA
- the hemW gene encoding radical SAM family heme chaperone HemW, with protein sequence MPLFSLYLHIPYCQSKCPYCDFNSHAVECRPERRYVDALCAELRHYATQAPWQGRQVATIFFGGGTPSLFSPDSIGTVLRRVADLWELADDVETTLEANPGTVSRATLAGYRRHGVNRISFGIQSFVARHLRRLGRIHGPDEALNAVPLARAAGFDNVNLDLIFALPGQTISEWSADLAQACALQPEHISAYNLTYENGTAFHRLRAQGALRELSAEVEADLFEHAQATLVGAGYEHYEVSNYARPGRACRHNLTYWRHEPYLGVGAGAHSFSGCVGDAHAPGDRWGTRWRNASSPEVYMRAVETAGNARAGEEALSAAQARGEFAFLGLRCREGLQSETFRTRFGVEIEDAFPVLAEHARDGLLELHADAWRLTARGLMVADAVFASLV encoded by the coding sequence ATGCCCCTCTTCTCGCTCTACCTCCACATTCCCTACTGCCAGTCGAAATGCCCGTACTGCGACTTCAACTCGCACGCCGTCGAGTGCCGGCCGGAGCGGCGTTACGTGGATGCCCTCTGTGCCGAGTTGCGGCATTACGCAACGCAGGCCCCCTGGCAGGGGCGGCAGGTGGCTACGATCTTCTTCGGCGGGGGGACGCCTTCGCTGTTTTCGCCGGATTCGATCGGTACGGTGCTGCGGCGGGTCGCGGATTTATGGGAGCTGGCCGATGACGTCGAGACCACGCTCGAAGCCAACCCGGGAACCGTCTCGCGCGCAACCCTTGCGGGTTATCGCCGGCATGGGGTGAACCGCATCAGCTTCGGGATCCAATCGTTTGTGGCCCGGCATCTGCGGCGTCTCGGACGCATCCACGGACCCGACGAGGCCCTGAATGCGGTGCCGCTTGCCCGTGCTGCCGGGTTCGACAACGTCAACCTCGATCTCATCTTCGCGCTGCCGGGACAGACGATTTCGGAGTGGTCGGCCGACCTCGCCCAGGCCTGCGCGCTGCAACCCGAGCATATCTCCGCGTACAACCTGACTTACGAGAACGGGACGGCGTTTCACCGATTGCGGGCACAAGGGGCGCTGCGCGAGTTGTCCGCCGAGGTCGAGGCGGACCTGTTCGAACACGCACAGGCAACGCTGGTCGGGGCCGGTTACGAGCACTACGAGGTTTCGAACTACGCGCGGCCGGGTCGTGCCTGCCGGCACAATCTTACTTACTGGCGCCATGAACCGTATCTCGGCGTCGGTGCCGGTGCGCATTCCTTCAGCGGCTGTGTCGGCGATGCCCATGCACCGGGAGATCGGTGGGGAACCAGATGGCGGAACGCATCGAGCCCGGAGGTTTACATGCGTGCGGTCGAAACCGCCGGCAATGCTCGTGCCGGTGAAGAAGCGCTCTCCGCGGCGCAGGCCCGTGGCGAGTTCGCCTTTCTGGGACTGCGCTGCCGCGAGGGCTTGCAGAGCGAGACGTTCCGAACCCGCTTCGGCGTGGAGATAGAGGATGCCTTCCCGGTCCTTGCCGAACATGCGCGTGACGGTTTGCTGGAGCTGCACGCGGACGCCTGGCGGCTGACCGCGCGCGGATTGATGGTGGCGGACGCCGTCTTTGCTTCGTTGGTCTGA
- the lexA gene encoding transcriptional repressor LexA — protein sequence MILTKRQKELYDYLGDYIARQGYAPTLEEIGEHFKLASLATVHKHLCNLEEKGLIRRRWNFSRAIELVPQQKPRAAVELPMLGYVAAGRPIEAVEVSDRFTVPEEFVRRQNTFALRVRGDSMVDEGILDGDYIVVEERATAENGETVVAIVNGEATVKKFYRERGDRVRLVPANANMTPLVLKQKDVTVRGVVVAVMRKY from the coding sequence ATGATTCTCACGAAACGGCAGAAGGAGCTTTACGACTATCTGGGGGATTACATTGCCCGCCAGGGATATGCGCCGACACTCGAGGAAATTGGCGAGCACTTCAAGCTGGCTTCGCTGGCGACGGTCCACAAACATCTCTGCAATCTCGAAGAGAAGGGTCTCATCCGCCGGCGCTGGAACTTCAGTCGCGCCATCGAGCTGGTGCCCCAACAGAAGCCCCGTGCCGCGGTGGAGTTGCCGATGCTCGGCTACGTTGCCGCCGGGCGGCCGATCGAGGCCGTCGAGGTCAGCGACCGGTTCACCGTGCCCGAGGAGTTCGTGCGCCGGCAGAATACGTTCGCGCTTCGCGTGCGCGGCGACTCCATGGTCGACGAGGGCATCCTCGACGGCGACTACATCGTGGTCGAAGAGCGCGCCACGGCCGAGAACGGAGAGACGGTCGTTGCAATTGTCAACGGCGAGGCGACCGTAAAGAAGTTCTACCGCGAACGCGGTGACAGGGTACGCCTGGTCCCGGCGAATGCGAATATGACGCCTCTCGTCCTCAAGCAGAAGGACGTGACGGTGCGCGGCGTCGTGGTCGCGGTGATGAGGAAGTACTAG
- a CDS encoding HAD-IA family hydrolase, with translation MPSTRAVFLDVGWTMAYPRASMWEIFADLCRDAGVPATAEGCEEMVRALWRAAAEHAEERFRDGAEYSDSDAEFAAMFEQLGRVIFSQLGVDGDHAALARRFLDRFWSDANWAVFPEVHEALRALRGRGVRVGVLSNAPSNLPLFLDRLGIAPLVDFVVVSAVEGVRKPDRRIFAAALDRAGVDPEAALHVGDMYLEDIVGGRGAGLRTLLIERGARALFPSFRESEGRALAAETIVNDLEQVIERL, from the coding sequence ATGCCTTCAACGCGTGCCGTGTTTCTCGACGTCGGGTGGACGATGGCCTATCCGCGGGCGTCGATGTGGGAGATTTTTGCCGACCTGTGCCGGGACGCCGGCGTCCCGGCGACCGCGGAGGGGTGCGAGGAGATGGTTCGGGCACTGTGGCGCGCCGCCGCCGAGCACGCCGAAGAGCGTTTTCGGGACGGTGCCGAGTACTCGGACTCCGACGCGGAGTTCGCCGCCATGTTCGAACAGCTCGGGCGGGTCATCTTCTCCCAGCTCGGCGTTGACGGCGACCACGCCGCGCTGGCGCGCCGCTTTCTCGATCGCTTCTGGAGCGATGCCAATTGGGCGGTCTTTCCCGAGGTGCACGAAGCCTTACGTGCGCTGCGTGGACGCGGTGTCCGGGTTGGCGTGCTGTCGAACGCACCGTCGAACCTGCCGCTGTTTCTCGACCGACTGGGAATCGCGCCGCTGGTGGATTTCGTTGTCGTGTCCGCCGTCGAGGGGGTGCGCAAGCCGGATCGGCGGATCTTCGCGGCTGCCCTCGATCGGGCAGGCGTGGATCCGGAGGCCGCATTGCACGTCGGCGACATGTATCTCGAGGATATCGTCGGGGGGCGCGGCGCCGGGCTGCGCACTCTGCTGATCGAGCGCGGTGCCCGCGCGCTGTTTCCCAGCTTCCGAGAATCGGAGGGCAGGGCGCTTGCGGCCGAGACCATCGTCAACGACCTTGAACAGGTGATCGAGCGGCTGTAG
- a CDS encoding undecaprenyl-diphosphate phosphatase: MLILKAFILGIVEGVTEFLPVSSTGHLIVASAVLDYPAEARDAFDIFIQLGAILAVVWHFRLHLFEIVSQAPTRKVDRDLIGKILIAFLPAAVIGFLFHRPIERYLFSPTVVGVTLILGGILIIVVERRAWRFRTHAMEAITWREALLVGIAQTVSMIPGVSRAGATIIGGMFAGLDRPVATQFSFYLSIPTLAAASLYSLFKARHLLNDGHAAPLAIGFLTSFVAALIVVRAFIGFVQRHDFTAFGYYRIAFGILVLAVLR; the protein is encoded by the coding sequence ATGCTCATTCTCAAGGCCTTTATCCTCGGCATTGTCGAAGGCGTCACCGAGTTCTTGCCGGTGTCCTCGACCGGACACCTGATCGTCGCATCCGCGGTGCTGGACTATCCCGCCGAGGCGCGGGATGCGTTCGACATCTTCATACAGCTCGGCGCCATCCTCGCGGTTGTCTGGCATTTCCGTTTGCATCTGTTCGAGATCGTCAGTCAGGCGCCGACCCGGAAGGTGGACCGCGACCTCATCGGCAAGATCCTGATCGCGTTTCTTCCCGCGGCCGTCATCGGATTCCTCTTTCACCGTCCTATCGAACGTTACCTCTTCAGTCCGACGGTAGTCGGCGTAACACTGATTCTCGGCGGGATCCTGATCATTGTGGTCGAACGGCGCGCGTGGCGCTTCCGCACGCACGCAATGGAAGCGATCACCTGGCGCGAGGCGCTGCTGGTGGGTATCGCTCAGACGGTCTCGATGATCCCCGGTGTGTCGCGCGCGGGAGCAACGATCATCGGTGGCATGTTCGCCGGCCTGGATCGACCGGTGGCAACGCAGTTCTCGTTCTACCTGTCCATCCCCACCCTCGCAGCGGCCAGTCTGTACAGCCTCTTCAAGGCCCGCCACCTGCTCAACGACGGCCACGCCGCACCGCTGGCGATCGGATTCCTCACGTCGTTCGTGGCCGCGTTGATCGTGGTCCGGGCCTTTATCGGCTTCGTGCAGCGTCACGACTTCACGGCGTTCGGGTATTACCGCATCGCGTTCGGAATCCTCGTGCTCGCAGTGCTCCGTTGA
- a CDS encoding sodium:calcium symporter: protein MTKTRQRENWGTRLGVILAVAGSAVGLGNFLRFPGRAALYGGGAFMIPYFISLLILGIPICWLEWTLGRHGGRHGFNSAPGLFCVVWRHGASQVFGALAVLIPVVIYMYYVFIESWCLGYAWDYLAGNIDPGGDPAQFAAYFSTRFNSYVGAGADGALLGGDSPVVVALALCFGLNFLLIYGGVSKGIERFCTYAMPALIVAALIVLARVLTLGTPNPALPEQNVLNGLGFMWNPKPSAGGGLFSALADPQVWLEAAGQVFFTLSVGFGIILTYASYLKPSDDVNLSGLTASATNEFCEVCLGGLITIPAAFVFLGAAPLAAVAGSSIGLGFHAVPVVFQYLPFGNFFGFLWFGLLFLAAVTSSISMLQPAIAFFEEGFGLSRHVAMAALGLITAFGCLIVVYFTKDGVALDVMDFWVGSALLIVLALFEVILFAWVVGAERGIREANRGSDIRIPTWFAVVFRYVCPTYLVVILGAFTYQKLPGQLRAIVESPAALLTASFILVVFLFFLLLTRLAARRWERERRFDGIGARRLP, encoded by the coding sequence ATGACGAAGACGAGGCAGCGGGAAAACTGGGGAACCCGGCTGGGGGTGATTCTGGCGGTGGCGGGTTCGGCGGTCGGTCTGGGGAACTTTCTCCGCTTCCCGGGCCGGGCGGCGCTCTATGGGGGTGGGGCGTTCATGATCCCGTATTTCATCTCGCTGCTGATCCTCGGGATTCCGATCTGTTGGCTCGAGTGGACGCTCGGGCGCCACGGCGGCCGGCACGGGTTCAACTCGGCGCCCGGTTTGTTTTGCGTCGTGTGGCGACACGGTGCCTCGCAGGTGTTCGGAGCCCTGGCCGTGCTCATACCCGTCGTCATCTACATGTACTACGTGTTTATCGAGTCCTGGTGTCTCGGCTACGCCTGGGACTACCTGGCCGGTAACATCGACCCGGGTGGTGACCCGGCTCAATTTGCGGCATATTTCAGCACGCGGTTCAATTCCTACGTTGGCGCGGGCGCGGACGGGGCGCTGTTGGGGGGCGACTCGCCGGTGGTGGTTGCGCTGGCGCTGTGCTTCGGCCTCAACTTCCTGCTGATCTACGGCGGAGTTTCCAAAGGCATCGAGCGTTTTTGCACCTACGCCATGCCGGCGCTCATCGTTGCGGCGTTGATCGTACTCGCCCGCGTACTGACGCTGGGAACCCCGAATCCGGCGCTTCCCGAACAGAACGTTCTGAACGGCCTCGGCTTCATGTGGAACCCGAAGCCCTCGGCGGGAGGCGGGCTGTTCTCGGCGCTTGCCGACCCGCAGGTGTGGCTGGAAGCGGCCGGCCAGGTGTTCTTCACTCTCTCGGTGGGCTTCGGGATCATTCTCACCTACGCGAGCTATCTGAAGCCGAGCGACGACGTGAACCTTTCGGGTCTGACGGCATCCGCTACCAACGAGTTCTGCGAGGTGTGCCTCGGGGGGCTAATCACGATTCCCGCGGCCTTCGTGTTTCTGGGCGCGGCGCCTCTGGCCGCGGTTGCCGGGTCGAGCATCGGGCTGGGGTTCCATGCCGTGCCCGTGGTGTTCCAGTACCTCCCGTTCGGGAACTTCTTCGGCTTTCTTTGGTTCGGTCTGCTGTTCCTGGCGGCGGTAACCAGTTCGATCTCGATGCTCCAGCCGGCGATTGCCTTCTTCGAAGAGGGATTCGGTCTCAGCCGCCACGTGGCCATGGCGGCCCTCGGGCTGATCACCGCGTTCGGGTGCCTTATCGTCGTCTACTTCACCAAGGACGGCGTTGCGCTCGATGTCATGGACTTCTGGGTCGGCAGTGCCTTGCTGATCGTGCTGGCGCTGTTCGAGGTGATTCTATTTGCGTGGGTGGTGGGTGCGGAGCGCGGTATTCGCGAGGCCAACCGTGGCAGCGACATAAGAATACCGACCTGGTTCGCCGTGGTTTTCAGATACGTCTGCCCGACTTACCTCGTCGTCATCCTTGGCGCTTTCACCTATCAGAAGCTGCCGGGTCAGCTGCGGGCCATCGTCGAGAGCCCGGCGGCGCTGCTAACCGCCAGCTTCATTCTGGTTGTGTTCCTGTTTTTTCTCTTGTTGACACGGCTTGCCGCGCGGCGTTGGGAGCGCGAACGCCGGTTCGACGGGATCGGTGCGAGGAGGCTGCCATGA
- a CDS encoding DUF5658 family protein has product MSFAERPLIHRLFVLNIALQAFDLVATYQGLQLGWREANPIIVAAFDYVGVGPALLLFKAKACGFLVLLRYLGDDTVVTTAMHLTAGAYATLSLVPWLAKYVGLLLGAI; this is encoded by the coding sequence ATGTCTTTCGCCGAACGGCCGCTCATCCACCGGCTATTCGTCCTCAATATCGCCCTGCAGGCATTCGACCTGGTGGCCACTTACCAGGGACTCCAGCTCGGGTGGCGTGAGGCCAACCCCATCATCGTTGCCGCCTTCGACTACGTCGGCGTCGGCCCCGCCCTCCTGCTGTTCAAGGCGAAGGCCTGCGGTTTTCTGGTGCTGTTGCGCTACCTCGGCGACGACACCGTGGTAACAACGGCCATGCACCTCACCGCCGGCGCCTACGCGACCCTGTCGCTAGTTCCGTGGCTGGCCAAGTATGTAGGGCTGTTGTTGGGGGCGATCTAA